A single region of the Chloroflexi bacterium ADurb.Bin180 genome encodes:
- the ysdC_1 gene encoding putative aminopeptidase YsdC, with translation MDATEKLFKELTEVSGVPGYESEARAVIRKHLEPVARIEHDRLGSIIGVKKGGADSPRVVVAGHMDEVGFMVSMITDDGFIRFVPLGGWWNQVMLGQRVTIKTYSGDVPGLIGAKPPHLMEAEEAKKLVEKKDMYIDIGASSAEQVKSSGVRSGDPILPVSPFTMLSPGKTYMAKAWDDRVGCALFIQLFERLAKGDHPNTIYGIGTVQEEVGTRGAKTSVHNINPDVAIILEVDIAGDVPGIKPEESAIKLGKGPSLLLYDAGMIPNLRLRDLVIAVAEKNKIPLQFSTMRGGATDGRMIHVHNEGVPTVVIGVPTRHIHCHAGILHREDYDHALELLVQLARRLDKETVDGLSDH, from the coding sequence GTGGATGCTACGGAAAAGCTGTTCAAGGAACTGACCGAGGTTTCGGGAGTTCCCGGCTATGAGAGCGAGGCACGGGCGGTGATTCGCAAGCACCTCGAACCCGTGGCCAGGATCGAACACGACCGTCTGGGCAGCATCATCGGGGTGAAGAAGGGCGGAGCCGATTCGCCGCGCGTGGTGGTGGCCGGACACATGGACGAGGTCGGCTTTATGGTGAGCATGATCACCGACGATGGCTTCATTCGCTTCGTGCCGCTGGGTGGGTGGTGGAACCAGGTCATGCTCGGGCAGCGCGTGACGATCAAGACCTACTCTGGCGACGTGCCAGGTCTCATTGGAGCCAAGCCGCCGCACCTGATGGAAGCCGAAGAAGCCAAGAAGCTGGTCGAGAAGAAGGATATGTACATCGATATCGGCGCGAGCAGCGCCGAACAGGTCAAGAGCAGCGGCGTGCGCTCTGGCGACCCGATACTGCCAGTGAGCCCCTTCACCATGCTGTCCCCCGGCAAAACCTACATGGCCAAGGCCTGGGACGACCGGGTGGGTTGTGCGTTGTTCATTCAGCTTTTTGAGCGGCTGGCCAAAGGCGATCACCCCAATACAATCTATGGTATCGGAACGGTGCAGGAGGAAGTCGGCACCCGAGGTGCCAAGACCAGCGTGCACAACATCAATCCCGACGTGGCCATCATCCTCGAGGTCGACATCGCTGGTGACGTGCCCGGCATCAAGCCTGAGGAATCGGCCATCAAGCTGGGCAAAGGCCCCAGCCTGCTGCTGTACGATGCCGGTATGATCCCCAACCTGCGCCTGCGCGACCTGGTGATCGCGGTGGCGGAGAAGAACAAGATTCCGTTGCAGTTCTCCACCATGCGCGGCGGGGCGACCGATGGCCGGATGATTCACGTGCACAACGAGGGTGTCCCCACGGTGGTCATCGGCGTGCCCACACGCCACATCCACTGCCACGCCGGCATCCTCCACCGGGAAGACTATGACCATGCCCTGGAACTGCTGGTGCAGCTTGCCAGGCGCCTGGACAAAGAGACGGTAGACGGGCTCTCGGACCACTGA
- the trxA gene encoding Thioredoxin-1, with amino-acid sequence MKKEPLHVTDATFQKEVLEATLPVLVDFWAPWCGPCRMLAPVIDELAGDYDGKVLIAKVNTDENHAVPGKFSIMGIPTVILFKGGKEVERLVGARPKQALAERLDALLK; translated from the coding sequence ATGAAGAAAGAACCGCTGCATGTAACTGACGCAACCTTCCAGAAGGAAGTACTCGAGGCGACTTTGCCAGTCCTGGTTGATTTCTGGGCTCCCTGGTGCGGGCCCTGCCGCATGCTCGCCCCGGTCATCGACGAGCTGGCCGGTGACTATGACGGTAAGGTGCTCATCGCCAAGGTCAACACCGACGAGAATCACGCCGTCCCCGGCAAGTTTAGCATCATGGGCATTCCCACCGTCATTCTGTTCAAGGGCGGCAAGGAAGTGGAGCGCCTGGTTGGTGCTCGGCCAAAGCAGGCCCTTGCTGAGCGTCTCGACGCTTTGCTCAAGTAG
- a CDS encoding putative ATP-dependent helicase Lhr, with product MAPAREVGARRATAALWECNRVTPLEFIERLQSNKDYRGQMEHLQHLPAREARFGRLEHQLPLALQQALQGIGIRELYVHQAKAINAVAAGQDVVISTAASSGKTLIYNVAVLESLLADPRARALYLFPTKALAQDQLRVLGDLTAQDTLGKVLYGTYDGDTPQGTRRRLRQSASILLTNPDMLHVGILPNHSLWSKFLANLRYIVIDEAHAYRGVFGSQVACVLRRLLRMCHFYGSNPQFICCSATIANPREHVERLTSRAPVLVDDDGSPRGEREFALWNPPITDALLMERRSINIEATNLLVEMVMSGLRNITFVRARRTAELILQYARERLEKDAPELAPLVRSYRGGYRPELRREIEAGLFSGELLAVTATSALELGVDVGHLDATIMVGYPGTIASTWQQAGRAGRGRRQALNVLIGLDDPLDQYLMHHPEALFGRAPEHALIAPDNRHILARHLPCAAYEQPLTSEDEALFGAGYSGTVAELEREGVLVYRGERWFFAGRGYPAETVSLRSVSAHRIAVLDTSSDMTMMEELEETTALGRVYPGAVYLHQGESYLIERLDLEHGLAYATPAELDYYTEPREINSVRVNDTRQSKRIGPSEVCFGELLVTQQVVGYRRLQQLTGEVLLDEPLDLPEQSYVTTGVWFDVPVDVLARVTARGLDIAGGLHALEHAAIGILPLFAMCDRQDIAGLSTPLHPDTGRAQVFIYDGLPDGIGIAEKGYELLRELWSATLTAIQECPCQEGCPSCIQSPKCGNNNQPLDKQAAILILQTLLAQGKGNTGQS from the coding sequence ATGGCCCCGGCTCGTGAGGTTGGGGCGCGCCGAGCGACGGCCGCGCTGTGGGAGTGCAACAGGGTGACTCCTCTGGAGTTCATCGAGCGGCTGCAATCGAACAAGGACTATCGCGGGCAGATGGAGCACCTGCAGCATCTCCCCGCTCGCGAGGCGCGGTTTGGCCGCCTGGAGCATCAACTGCCGCTGGCGCTGCAGCAGGCACTGCAAGGCATCGGCATCAGAGAGCTCTATGTACACCAGGCCAAGGCGATCAATGCCGTGGCGGCGGGCCAGGATGTGGTCATTTCGACCGCTGCCTCCAGCGGCAAAACGCTGATCTACAACGTTGCGGTGCTCGAATCCTTACTGGCCGATCCCCGGGCGCGGGCCCTGTATCTCTTCCCGACCAAGGCCCTGGCCCAGGACCAACTGCGCGTGCTGGGAGACCTTACTGCTCAGGATACGCTGGGTAAGGTGCTCTATGGCACCTACGACGGGGACACGCCTCAGGGAACGCGGCGCAGGCTGAGGCAATCAGCCTCAATCCTGCTCACGAACCCGGACATGCTGCACGTGGGCATCTTGCCCAATCATTCGTTGTGGTCCAAGTTCCTGGCCAACCTGCGGTACATCGTGATCGACGAGGCCCATGCCTACCGCGGCGTCTTTGGGTCACAGGTAGCCTGTGTGCTGCGCCGGCTGCTGCGTATGTGCCACTTTTACGGCTCGAACCCCCAGTTCATCTGCTGCTCGGCCACCATTGCCAACCCTAGGGAGCACGTCGAGCGGCTCACCAGCAGGGCGCCAGTGCTGGTGGATGACGACGGCTCGCCGCGCGGCGAGCGTGAGTTTGCCCTGTGGAACCCGCCCATCACCGATGCGCTGCTGATGGAACGCCGCAGCATCAACATCGAGGCGACGAACCTGCTGGTAGAGATGGTGATGAGTGGCCTGCGCAACATCACCTTTGTCAGGGCGCGTCGGACGGCAGAACTCATCCTGCAGTATGCCCGCGAGCGGCTGGAGAAGGATGCACCGGAGCTAGCGCCCCTGGTGCGGTCGTATCGCGGGGGCTACAGGCCGGAACTCAGGCGCGAGATCGAAGCCGGACTCTTTTCGGGCGAGTTGCTGGCAGTCACGGCCACGTCGGCCCTGGAACTGGGCGTGGACGTGGGCCACCTCGACGCGACCATTATGGTTGGCTATCCGGGCACCATCGCCAGCACCTGGCAGCAGGCCGGTCGCGCCGGGCGAGGTCGGCGCCAGGCGCTGAACGTGCTCATTGGCCTGGATGATCCGCTGGACCAGTACCTGATGCATCACCCGGAGGCGCTCTTTGGCCGGGCACCGGAACACGCACTGATTGCCCCAGACAACAGGCATATTCTGGCCCGGCATCTGCCCTGCGCCGCCTACGAGCAGCCTCTGACCAGCGAGGATGAGGCCCTGTTCGGCGCGGGCTATTCAGGAACAGTGGCTGAGCTGGAACGCGAGGGGGTGCTGGTCTACCGCGGCGAACGCTGGTTCTTTGCGGGCAGAGGGTATCCTGCCGAGACAGTGAGCCTGCGTTCCGTATCGGCTCACAGAATCGCCGTGCTCGATACGTCTAGCGATATGACCATGATGGAAGAACTCGAAGAGACCACCGCATTGGGGCGCGTCTATCCCGGGGCGGTGTACTTGCATCAGGGTGAGTCGTATCTGATTGAGCGGTTGGATCTCGAGCATGGGCTGGCCTATGCGACTCCAGCCGAGCTGGATTACTACACAGAGCCGAGGGAGATCAACTCGGTACGGGTGAATGACACCCGGCAGTCCAAGCGGATCGGTCCGAGTGAGGTATGCTTTGGTGAACTGCTGGTGACACAGCAGGTGGTGGGATACAGACGGTTGCAGCAATTGACCGGCGAGGTGCTGCTGGATGAGCCCCTGGACTTGCCGGAACAATCCTACGTGACGACGGGAGTCTGGTTTGATGTGCCCGTCGATGTTTTGGCGAGGGTGACCGCCCGGGGGCTGGATATCGCCGGTGGGCTGCACGCGCTGGAGCACGCGGCCATCGGCATCCTGCCGCTCTTTGCGATGTGCGACCGACAGGACATCGCCGGGCTGTCCACGCCGCTGCATCCCGACACGGGCCGGGCGCAGGTGTTTATCTACGATGGGCTGCCGGACGGAATCGGCATCGCCGAGAAGGGTTATGAGCTCTTGCGCGAGCTGTGGTCGGCGACGCTGACGGCCATCCAGGAGTGTCCTTGCCAGGAGGGCTGCCCGAGCTGCATTCAGTCACCCAAGTGCGGCAACAACAACCAGCCCCTTGACAAGCAGGCCGCGATCCTGATCTTGCAGACCCTGTTGGCCCAGGGAAAAGGAAACACCGGGCAATCGTGA
- a CDS encoding Zinc ribbon domain protein, whose product MPIYEYQCDTCHAKFEKWLRSFSSEEPVRCPKCKSEHVSKAISLCGKSGAAGDYGSAGDSCAPAGGG is encoded by the coding sequence GTGCCGATCTACGAGTACCAGTGCGATACCTGCCACGCCAAATTCGAAAAGTGGCTGAGGAGCTTCTCCAGCGAGGAACCGGTTCGCTGCCCCAAGTGCAAGAGCGAACACGTCAGCAAGGCCATCTCGTTGTGCGGCAAGAGCGGCGCTGCCGGAGACTATGGCAGCGCCGGCGACTCTTGTGCGCCAGCGGGTGGTGGCTGA
- the csoR gene encoding Copper-sensing transcriptional repressor CsoR: MAVPEDVQQQLLSRLKRIEGQARGVQRMVEERRECSEIIRQLASIRAATHSASLFLLKHYAKECANIPPDTAEGRQPLEDLIELLLSAS; the protein is encoded by the coding sequence ATGGCTGTGCCTGAGGACGTTCAACAGCAACTGTTGTCGCGCCTGAAGCGCATTGAAGGTCAGGCTCGCGGCGTACAGCGCATGGTCGAGGAGCGCCGGGAGTGCAGTGAAATCATCCGGCAGCTCGCTTCCATTCGCGCCGCGACCCACAGTGCGAGCCTGTTCCTGCTCAAGCACTATGCCAAGGAATGCGCCAACATTCCGCCTGACACCGCTGAGGGGCGGCAACCGCTGGAGGATCTGATCGAGCTCCTGCTGAGCGCTTCCTGA
- the appA_2 gene encoding Oligopeptide-binding protein AppA precursor, whose product MLIKHLAPNLARSSRFWLSLALCVCALFGCAAPPRRRTATPTVSVPAPRPTLAESSPAPVTPAPTPVPEAYAVSGELHLAVRENIRSLNPFATTNDSEAFVTRLIYDSLLDYQPARGFLPNLAERWDLRGEGSRLTVWLNPAARWHDGAVVSAADVVFTFGLIRRGTLPGWADIAAAVDRVEAISPQEVQLTLLDTREEILRQVCTRVPIVPAALWQAVPEPATYANLEHPVGCGPLVLEFYTDAERLVLRNSQRHPTRAPTVATLVIDIVRDETRALQELNEGRVDALGWDAQPAMVADVRDHADKYPGLHWNQAAGAKQRVVLFNLRLAPYDDARLRTALAKAVDVAGIIRQAAFSLAEPATSDPFAPSSQWHDASRAAPAYNTQAAVEALEAAGYRDTNGDGIRERPDGSALLIPILCAKVETEQKIASLIVAGWKAVGIAAQAVPVAPEQVLPALMGGSFEAVLTELDLVEQSALYDCFHTSQGELRGGRVVGRNYAGYASAAFDRTVELLLEARNDRERLDLTRQAQRTLAEDAPWLPLFSPNVLSLYSETRFEGWSPVPGIGLLDRHVIVGLVPRD is encoded by the coding sequence ATGTTGATCAAGCACCTAGCCCCTAACCTCGCGCGGTCCTCCAGATTCTGGCTGTCGCTGGCCCTGTGTGTCTGCGCCCTCTTTGGCTGCGCCGCCCCTCCCCGGCGCAGGACCGCGACTCCTACCGTCAGCGTGCCAGCACCGCGCCCGACTCTGGCCGAGTCTAGCCCTGCACCGGTCACCCCGGCGCCAACGCCAGTCCCGGAGGCCTATGCCGTGAGCGGTGAGCTACACCTGGCGGTGAGGGAAAACATCCGCTCGCTGAACCCGTTCGCAACCACCAACGACAGCGAAGCATTTGTAACGCGGCTGATCTATGACAGCCTCCTGGACTACCAGCCGGCCAGGGGATTCCTGCCCAACCTGGCCGAGCGCTGGGACTTGCGCGGCGAGGGCAGCAGGCTGACCGTCTGGTTGAATCCCGCGGCCAGGTGGCATGATGGGGCAGTGGTCTCGGCTGCGGATGTGGTCTTTACCTTTGGTTTGATACGACGAGGCACCTTGCCCGGGTGGGCGGACATTGCCGCAGCAGTGGACCGGGTCGAAGCGATCAGCCCCCAAGAGGTCCAGCTCACGCTGCTGGACACGAGGGAGGAGATCCTGCGGCAGGTCTGCACCCGTGTACCCATCGTGCCGGCGGCACTGTGGCAGGCGGTCCCGGAACCGGCGACCTATGCCAACCTGGAGCACCCGGTCGGATGCGGACCCTTGGTTCTTGAGTTCTATACCGATGCAGAGCGGCTGGTGCTGCGCAACAGCCAGAGGCACCCGACCAGAGCTCCGACCGTGGCGACGCTGGTCATTGACATCGTGCGCGACGAGACCAGGGCGCTGCAAGAGCTCAACGAGGGCCGGGTGGACGCCCTGGGCTGGGACGCACAGCCGGCGATGGTCGCCGACGTGCGCGATCATGCCGACAAGTATCCTGGCCTACACTGGAATCAGGCTGCCGGGGCAAAGCAGCGGGTGGTCTTGTTCAACCTGCGGCTGGCACCGTACGACGATGCCCGGTTGCGAACAGCACTGGCCAAAGCGGTGGATGTGGCCGGCATCATCAGGCAGGCTGCGTTCAGCCTGGCTGAGCCAGCAACCAGTGACCCCTTTGCGCCCTCGTCGCAATGGCACGACGCGAGCCGGGCTGCTCCGGCGTACAACACGCAGGCGGCGGTGGAAGCGCTCGAGGCCGCCGGCTACCGCGATACAAATGGGGACGGTATTCGCGAACGGCCTGATGGCAGTGCCCTGCTCATTCCTATCCTCTGCGCCAAGGTGGAGACAGAGCAAAAGATCGCCTCGCTGATCGTGGCCGGATGGAAGGCGGTGGGCATCGCTGCCCAAGCTGTGCCAGTGGCACCAGAGCAGGTTCTGCCGGCCCTAATGGGTGGATCTTTTGAAGCGGTCCTGACCGAGCTTGACCTGGTCGAGCAGAGCGCGCTCTACGATTGTTTTCACACTTCACAGGGCGAGTTGCGGGGCGGCCGGGTCGTAGGGCGGAACTATGCCGGGTATGCCAGCGCAGCCTTTGACCGCACCGTCGAACTGCTGCTGGAGGCCAGGAACGACCGGGAGCGGCTCGACCTGACGCGGCAGGCGCAGCGCACGCTGGCAGAGGATGCCCCCTGGCTGCCCCTGTTCAGCCCCAATGTGCTGAGCCTCTACAGCGAAACGCGCTTTGAGGGCTGGTCGCCCGTCCCGGGAATCGGGCTCCTTGATCGGCACGTCATCGTCGGCCTGGTGCCGCGCGACTAG
- the mngB gene encoding Mannosylglycerate hydrolase translates to MTRTAFVVSHTHWDREWYETYQQFRLRLVRLMDKLLHILETDAAYRFFMLDGQTIVLEDYLQIRPQRENDLRRHIQSGRLLIGPWHVLPDEFLVSGEALVRNLLLGHRTCARFGGEMRVGYIPDPFGHISQMPQILRGFGLASAALRRGLDDHPTELLWQSPDGSSVLLCYLRDGYDNAARLPVQDGDAFVREVRRLAERLAPFCTTDNVLLMNGVDHMEPVPELPAMMAYAGQAAPDLRLLHSTLPAYVDAVTRDRGGDLSTLTTVKGELRSPRRHHLLPGVLSTRMWIKQRNGHVQNLLSYWAEPFSAWAAVAGGDVSAGWLRGQAVWQAWRYLLENHPHDSICGCGIDQVHREMATRFDWAEQIAEQVSASSLATLAEEVDTTVSGAASRALAVVVFNPLPASRTEVVTVDVQLPGSLQEFVVLSADGQVVPHQAEIHPGTEYASMQFGRDELVALPDMVTMLAGLGLSLQEVEVRKRQGGADIDVTLMKGGVTEPELLDQVKVELAGLLADSTLQAFSARAHLTATATVHFLARDVPGCGYSTYYLRPAQSQHGSPVPDHSDKVWQLENEFVAATIDPEDGTVCLRDKTTGVVFAGLNRFVDGGDRGDEYNYCAPEADLLVSASVRPPRLEWIEQGPARWCIRVTQEYQVPVSLSADRASRSEETILVPIQTEYSLSPGARRLDVRTEVENRVQDHRLSAVFPTPVRTAWTEAESTFDVVRRPIALPADTADWVEQPVNTHPQGTFVDASDGLSGLMVANRGLPEFGAQLDDQGRATLAVTLLRCVGWLSRDDMSCRQGHAGPALETPEAQCPGRHVFEYALIPHQGNWQTCHSEALAFNLPLRAVQTTVHAGALPASGGFLTLEGEGLVLSAVKAAEDGSGLVIRVYNPLVRPVAARLSFLWPVESASLVDLKEDNVRELALDSADAHVLRFVLKGKEIGTVRVRLHLDGPGS, encoded by the coding sequence ATGACCAGAACCGCCTTTGTCGTCTCGCACACCCACTGGGATCGCGAGTGGTATGAGACGTACCAGCAGTTCCGTCTGCGGTTGGTGCGCCTGATGGACAAGCTGCTGCACATCCTCGAGACCGACGCCGCCTACCGCTTTTTCATGCTTGATGGCCAGACGATCGTCCTGGAAGACTACCTGCAGATCCGCCCCCAGCGAGAGAACGATCTCCGTCGGCACATTCAGAGCGGCCGTCTGCTCATCGGGCCGTGGCACGTGCTGCCTGACGAGTTCCTGGTCAGCGGCGAAGCCCTCGTGCGCAACCTGCTGCTGGGGCATCGAACCTGTGCGCGGTTCGGTGGTGAAATGCGGGTGGGCTACATCCCCGACCCGTTCGGACATATCTCGCAGATGCCGCAGATCCTGCGTGGCTTTGGCCTGGCCAGCGCTGCCCTGCGCCGCGGCCTGGACGACCACCCTACCGAGCTGCTGTGGCAGTCACCAGATGGCAGCTCGGTGCTCCTCTGCTATCTGCGCGACGGCTATGACAATGCGGCGCGCCTGCCGGTTCAGGATGGGGATGCTTTTGTGCGCGAGGTGCGTCGTCTGGCCGAACGACTGGCCCCATTCTGTACGACCGACAACGTGTTGCTGATGAACGGTGTGGACCACATGGAGCCAGTGCCAGAACTGCCGGCGATGATGGCCTATGCGGGCCAGGCGGCGCCTGACCTGAGGCTGTTGCACAGCACCCTGCCGGCCTATGTCGACGCGGTGACGCGGGACCGGGGAGGGGACCTCAGCACTCTGACCACGGTCAAGGGCGAGCTGCGCTCGCCCAGGAGGCATCACCTGCTGCCGGGCGTTCTCTCTACTCGTATGTGGATTAAGCAACGCAACGGCCATGTGCAGAACCTGCTGTCGTACTGGGCGGAACCCTTCTCTGCCTGGGCCGCAGTGGCGGGGGGAGACGTGTCCGCTGGTTGGCTCCGGGGCCAGGCGGTGTGGCAGGCCTGGCGCTATCTGCTCGAGAACCATCCGCACGACTCGATCTGTGGCTGCGGCATTGACCAGGTCCACCGCGAGATGGCAACGCGCTTTGACTGGGCTGAGCAGATCGCGGAGCAGGTCTCTGCCAGCAGCCTGGCCACCCTGGCCGAAGAGGTGGACACTACCGTGTCTGGTGCTGCGTCGCGGGCCCTGGCGGTGGTGGTCTTCAACCCGCTGCCGGCCAGTCGCACTGAGGTGGTGACGGTGGACGTGCAGCTTCCTGGAAGCCTGCAGGAGTTCGTCGTTCTCTCGGCCGACGGGCAGGTCGTTCCACATCAGGCGGAGATCCATCCGGGCACAGAGTACGCCTCGATGCAGTTCGGACGGGATGAGCTGGTTGCCCTGCCCGATATGGTGACGATGTTGGCCGGGCTGGGCCTGTCCCTGCAGGAGGTCGAGGTCAGAAAGCGCCAGGGTGGCGCGGACATTGATGTGACCCTGATGAAAGGCGGCGTTACTGAACCGGAGCTGCTCGACCAGGTGAAGGTGGAGCTGGCCGGGCTGCTGGCAGATTCGACCTTGCAGGCCTTTTCAGCCCGAGCCCACCTCACCGCTACGGCCACGGTGCACTTTCTGGCCAGAGACGTGCCCGGCTGCGGCTACTCGACCTACTACCTTCGGCCAGCGCAGTCGCAGCACGGTTCGCCGGTACCGGACCACAGCGACAAGGTCTGGCAGCTCGAGAACGAGTTCGTCGCGGCTACGATCGACCCGGAGGATGGTACGGTGTGCCTGCGGGACAAGACGACTGGCGTTGTCTTTGCCGGGCTGAATCGCTTTGTCGATGGAGGCGACCGCGGCGACGAATACAACTACTGCGCGCCCGAGGCCGACCTGCTGGTCAGCGCTTCCGTCCGGCCTCCGCGCCTCGAGTGGATCGAGCAAGGGCCAGCGCGCTGGTGCATCCGTGTTACACAGGAGTACCAGGTGCCGGTCTCGCTGAGCGCAGACCGGGCGTCACGCAGCGAGGAAACGATACTTGTCCCAATCCAAACTGAGTATAGCCTCAGCCCGGGAGCGCGCCGACTAGACGTGCGAACGGAGGTCGAGAACCGGGTACAGGATCACCGCTTGAGCGCAGTGTTCCCCACGCCGGTGCGCACAGCCTGGACCGAGGCAGAGAGCACGTTTGACGTGGTGCGGCGTCCCATTGCGCTGCCGGCCGATACCGCGGACTGGGTTGAGCAGCCGGTGAACACGCACCCGCAGGGGACCTTTGTCGATGCCAGCGACGGTCTGAGCGGGTTGATGGTAGCCAACCGCGGGCTTCCAGAGTTCGGTGCGCAGCTCGATGATCAGGGCCGGGCGACTCTCGCCGTGACCCTGCTGCGCTGCGTGGGCTGGCTGTCGCGCGACGATATGTCCTGCCGCCAGGGCCACGCCGGGCCAGCCCTGGAGACCCCCGAAGCACAGTGCCCCGGGCGTCACGTGTTCGAGTATGCACTGATTCCACACCAGGGCAACTGGCAGACCTGCCACAGTGAGGCGTTGGCGTTCAACCTGCCGCTCCGGGCGGTGCAGACCACGGTGCACGCTGGTGCACTGCCTGCGTCCGGCGGTTTCCTGACCCTGGAAGGCGAGGGGCTGGTTCTTTCTGCCGTCAAGGCGGCTGAGGATGGGTCTGGCCTGGTCATTCGGGTGTACAACCCACTGGTCAGGCCTGTCGCCGCCCGGCTGAGCTTCCTGTGGCCCGTGGAGTCAGCCTCGCTGGTGGATCTCAAAGAGGACAACGTACGTGAGTTGGCCCTGGATAGTGCGGATGCGCACGTGCTGAGATTTGTTCTCAAAGGCAAGGAGATTGGCACTGTCCGAGTCAGGTTGCATCTGGATGGCCCCGGCTCGTGA
- a CDS encoding Bacterial leucyl aminopeptidase precursor, whose translation MRWFRTVITALLLMALLATLASAQTPRRLVTVEFTGWEQLQGLASRGLQILNYQDGVLAALASDEQVSRLRSEGGVVRLLDAEPDTDSYYLAYVPAGMGDEALDGLVHYPYQAGIEIVRASALDLERLPTLGIGLVKLPRAMKIPRGDRARQMVEQSRLGYSGSIQTMVDAVSSASLVGHVCKLQDDDQQAYCNALGTRYSYATAGLTEAADYIRGQLSGYGLTVSSDPFSFNGYPMVNVVAELPGTGPNSNHIVVLCAHFDSTSRTPFIAAPGADDNASGSAGVLEAARILSQRTFDRTIRFVLFSGEEQGLIGSAHYASAAAARGDVIDGVINLDMIGYESVPPGDHIVEVHAGLDPASIALADALIANVAEYGVQLQVQKLTSGATNRSDHASFWNVGYPAVLGIEDFDDFNPYYHSTSDTLSNMQTYMMVEFTRVSVATVAELAGEWTTTLPTVSATQTCTPTATETYTPTATSSHTPTLTATYIVTATPTATPTTVMPTTALFLPLVRR comes from the coding sequence ATGCGCTGGTTCAGAACGGTCATAACCGCCTTGCTGTTGATGGCCTTGCTGGCAACCCTGGCCAGTGCGCAGACACCGCGCCGTTTGGTCACGGTAGAGTTCACTGGCTGGGAGCAACTTCAGGGTCTGGCCTCGCGAGGGCTGCAGATCCTGAACTATCAGGATGGGGTCCTGGCGGCATTGGCCTCGGACGAACAGGTCTCCAGGCTGCGTTCGGAGGGCGGGGTGGTGCGTCTGCTCGACGCAGAGCCCGATACCGACAGCTACTATCTGGCCTACGTGCCGGCAGGGATGGGGGACGAGGCGCTTGATGGGCTGGTTCACTATCCATACCAGGCTGGCATAGAGATCGTGCGCGCCAGCGCCTTGGATCTGGAGAGACTGCCAACGCTTGGAATCGGCCTGGTCAAGCTGCCACGGGCCATGAAGATCCCCCGCGGCGACCGGGCCCGGCAGATGGTCGAACAGAGCAGGCTCGGTTACAGCGGCAGCATCCAGACTATGGTCGATGCCGTGTCGTCTGCCTCTCTGGTTGGCCATGTGTGCAAGCTGCAGGACGATGACCAGCAGGCCTACTGCAATGCGCTGGGCACGCGCTACTCCTACGCCACAGCCGGCCTGACCGAAGCCGCTGACTATATCCGGGGTCAATTGTCGGGCTATGGCCTCACGGTGAGCAGCGATCCCTTTAGCTTCAATGGGTACCCGATGGTCAACGTCGTGGCCGAACTGCCTGGCACAGGCCCGAATAGTAATCACATTGTGGTCCTCTGCGCGCATTTTGACTCGACATCGCGGACGCCATTCATCGCTGCCCCGGGGGCCGACGACAACGCCAGCGGCTCGGCCGGGGTGCTGGAGGCCGCGCGCATCCTCAGCCAGCGCACCTTCGACCGCACCATACGCTTTGTGCTGTTTTCCGGCGAGGAACAGGGCTTGATTGGCAGCGCTCACTACGCCAGCGCGGCTGCGGCACGCGGCGACGTGATCGATGGGGTCATCAACCTCGATATGATCGGCTACGAGTCAGTGCCGCCAGGCGACCATATCGTCGAAGTGCATGCTGGCCTCGACCCGGCATCCATTGCCCTGGCCGACGCGCTGATTGCCAATGTGGCGGAATACGGGGTACAACTGCAGGTGCAGAAGCTTACCTCAGGCGCTACCAATCGCAGCGACCACGCCTCGTTCTGGAACGTGGGCTACCCGGCGGTGCTGGGCATTGAGGATTTCGACGATTTCAACCCCTACTACCATTCGACGAGCGACACGCTATCGAACATGCAGACCTACATGATGGTCGAGTTCACCCGGGTCAGCGTGGCCACCGTGGCCGAACTGGCCGGCGAATGGACCACAACTCTGCCCACCGTCAGCGCTACTCAGACGTGCACGCCTACCGCTACCGAGACATACACGCCCACGGCTACCTCCAGCCACACGCCAACGTTGACTGCTACTTACATAGTGACAGCAACGCCAACCGCTACTCCGACCACGGTCATGCCAACCACTGCGCTCTTTCTGCCGCTTGTCAGGCGATAG